A genomic stretch from Solenopsis invicta isolate M01_SB chromosome 15, UNIL_Sinv_3.0, whole genome shotgun sequence includes:
- the LOC105198397 gene encoding phosphoglycerate kinase has protein sequence MIPLSRTHRALLKITGGRHARRPCFDFGTPTYHGSYSSSGGRPSDVTFLVGKRLARLVAPGSAHLFSRDIAVNQVTKGSIIAMALNKLSIDKVELADKRVLIRVDFNVPLKEGKITNNQRIVAALDTVKYAIDKKAKSVVLMSHLGRPDGKRDEKYTLKPVAEELKTLLGKEILFLNDCIGPEVETACANPAPGTIILLENLRFHIEEEGKGVGPDGSKVKADKDKVVEFRASLRKLGDVYINDAFGTAHRAHSSMMGDGFDIRASGFLLKKELEYFAKALDNPERPFLAILGGAKIADKIQLINNLLDKVNEMIIGGGMAYTFLKVSKDMKIGNSLFDEEGAKIVNDLLDKAKKNNVQIHLPVDFVTADKFAENAAVGAADIENGIPDGWMGLDIGPKSRDLFAEPIKRAKVIVWNGPAGVFEFENFSKGTKSLMDNVVEATIRGTITIIGGGDTATCAAMWKTEDKVSHVSTGGGASLELLEGKVLPGVAALSSS, from the exons ATGATCCCGTTGAGTCGAACGCATCGAGCGTTGTTGAAAATTACGGGAGGTCGCCACGCTCGGCGACCTTGCTTTGACTTTGGGACACCGACTTATCACGGCTCGTACTCGTCGAGCGGCGGTCGTCCGAGTGACGTTACGTTTCTCGTTGGTAAAAGGTTAGCGAGGCTTGTCGCGCCCGGCAGTGCTCACCTCTTCTCCAGGGATATCGCAGTAAATCAGGTCACAAAGGGAAGCATCATCGCTATGGCGCTGAACAAGCTCAGCATTGACAAGGTGGAGTTGGCAGACAAGAGGGTACTCATACG GGTCGACTTTAACGTGCCGCTGAAAGAGGGAAAGATAACGAACAATCAGAGAATCGTCGCTGCTTTGGACACAGTAAAGTATGCCATCGACAAGAAGGCCAAATCGGTCGTGCTGATGTCTCATTTGGGCCGACCGGACGGTAAGAGGGACGAAAAGTATACACTGAAGCCTGTGGCTGAGGAGCTGAAAACTCTGCTGGGAAaagaaattctatttttgaacGATTGTATTGGACCCGAGGTGGAGACTGCTTGTGCCAATCCAGCGCCTGGTACCATTATTCTATTAGAAAATTTGAGATTTCATATTGAGGAGGAAGGTAAAGGAGTAGGTCCTGATGGAAGTAAG GTTAAAGCTGATAAAGATAAGGTTGTCGAATTTAGAGCATCTCTGAGAAAGCTAGGAGATGTGTACATAAATGATGCCTTTGGAACTGCTCATCGTGCTCATAGTTCTATGATGGGAGATGGATTTGATATAAGAGCAAGTGGTTTTCTGTTGAAGAAGGAGCTTGAATATTTTGCAAAGGCTCTAGATAATCCAGAAAGACCATTTTTGGCTATACTTGGAGGGGCTAAGATTGCTGACAAGATCCAGTTAATCAATAATCTCTTGGACAAAGTGAATGAAATGATTATTGGAGGTGGTATGGCTTACACATTCTTAAAAGTGTCTAAAGATATGAAG ATTGGAAATTCATTGTTTGACGAAGAAGGAGCAAAAATCGTGAATGATCTGTtagataaagcaaaaaaaaataatgtacaaattcACTTACCAGTGGATTTTGTGACCGCTGATAAATTTGCAGAGAATGCAGCGGTGGGCGCTGCAGATATTGAGAATGGTATACCTGATGGTTGGATGGGTCTCGACATCGGCCCAAAATCGAGAGATTTGTTTGCTG AACCAATTAAGAGAGCAAAGGTCATAGTGTGGAATGGCCCAGCGGGAGTGTTTGAATTCGAGAACTTCAGCAAGGGTACAAAAAGCCTGATGGACAACGTCGTTGAGGCCACAATTCGGGGAACGATTACCATTATCGGCGGCGGGGACACAGCGACGTGTGCGGCTATGTGGAAAACGGAGGATAAAGTTAGCCACGTAAGCACCGGCGGCGGTGCGAGTCTGGAACTCCTGGAGGGTAAAGTATTACCCGGAGTCGCCGCCCTGTCTTCATCGTAA
- the LOC105198394 gene encoding choline/ethanolamine kinase isoform X2, whose product MSEKNPEMRETAARICRDYLHGVWKHITSENIILKRISGGLSNWLYNVQLPEGTVPVRGEPRQVLLRLYGQVHGERALEGLITESVIFTLLSERKLGPKLHGVFPGGRIEEYIPARPLLTKELADSTLSLLIAEKMGQIHTMQIPISKEPTWIWDTMNNWLNTATDILESVEDIDSQQLENVSTIKCINLEHEINWLRSFVMQQKHPVTFCHNDMQEGNILLLQNSRMPKLVLIDFEYCSYNYRGFDIANHFAEWQYDYTAPEYPFFHERPAAGPTKEQKLNFIRAYLRTLGKEGSLEEERIMMEVKIFSLASHLFWGLWSVVNAKLSQIPFGYWDYAASRLKNYMYLKEKFLVPGPASDGSLKRKSMGID is encoded by the exons ATGTCGGAGAAGAATCCCGAGATGAGGGAAACTGCCGCAAGAATCTGTCGAGATTACTTGCACGGCGTGTGGAAACATATTACATCGGAAAACATTATTCTCAAGCGCATCAG TGGTGGTCTGAGCAATTGGCTGTACAATGTGCAACTTCCCGAAGGAACAGTTCCTGTCAGGGGAGAACCTCGTCAAGTTTTGCTACGTCTTTACGGGCAGGTGCACGGAGAAAGAGCCTTAGAGGGACTTATCACAGAATCCGTAATTTTCACCTTGTTATCCGAGAGGAAACTTGGTCCTAAGCTACATGGAGTGTTTCCTGGTGGCCGTATAGAGGAATACATACCGGCCCGACCTTTGCTCACGAAAGAACTGGCGGATTCGACCTTGAGTTTACTTATCGCGGAAAAGATGGGGCAAATACATACGATGCAAATACCAATTAGCAAAGAGCCCACGTGGATATGGGACACGATGAATAACTGGCTCAACACGGCGACGGACATTCTCGAGAGCGTCGAAGACATTGACAGTCAGCAATTGGAGAATGTCAGTacgataaaatgtataaatttggAGCATGAAATCAATTGGCTCAG GTCATTTGTAATGCAGCAAAAGCATCCGGTTACATTTTGCCACAATGACATGCAAGAAGGAAATATACTCCTACTCCAGAACTCGCGAATGCCCAAGTTAGTACTAATTGACTTCGAATATTGTTCCTACAACTATCGAGGATTTGATATCGCCAATCATTTCGCCGAATGGCAATACGACTACACAGCGCCAGAATATCCTTTCTTTCACGAACGTCCGGCCGCTGGTCCCACGAAGGAGCAAAAG CTCAACTTCATAAGAGCCTACTTAAGAACATTGGGGAAAGAAGGATCTTTGGAGGAGGAACGTATCATGATGGAAGTGAAGATATTTTCGCTAGCTAGTCACTTATTCTGGGGTCTTTGGAGCGTCGTGAACGCGAAACTGTCACAGATTCCATTTGGTTATTGG GATTACGCTGCTTCTAGATTGAAGAATTACATGTAtctcaaagaaaaatttcttgttCCCGGGCCAGCCTCGGATGGCAGTCTGAAGAGAAAATCTATGGGTATAGACtga
- the LOC105198396 gene encoding cell division cycle 7-related protein kinase isoform X1, with translation MESTDMYQDESDNDAKDSANLMMSIPIVNELFDVHCKVGKGAFSTVYMATLKSSDKRKKFALKQLIPTCHPDRIKRELQYLQQIGGTDYIVGLELCLRHHSSVVFVMPYMRHDKFSEYVQDMTVEETKDYMRALLTALRRVHKFHIIHRDVKPSNFLYNRTNRRYLLVDFGLAQEYHVEKLRESTREVNEESTEVHGVKRKRSNENNMSLQPDFLAKKNVNRKCHCFGKPKICTICLKEPYQVASRAGTPGFRAPEVLLKHVLQTSAIDIWACGVIMLCILSGSQPFFRSPDDCTALAEITTIFGSREVQKCAQKLGKKVIFSENLPSMDIISLCLKLKQRNKKNRMYDTENSINKVPPDIEYPKEAYHLLTKLLDLDYKTRITAEQALAHPFLSL, from the exons ATGGAGTCTACCGACATGTATCAAGATGAGAGCGATAACGATG CAAAAGACTCTGCAAATCTCATGATGTCGATCCCAATAGTGAACGAACTATTTGATGTGCATTGCAAAGTTGGAAAAGGTGCATTTAGCACTGTCTATATGGCTACTTTAAAGTCTTCCGACAAACGCAAGAAATTTGCATTGAAACAATTGATTCCCACCTGCCATCCCGACAGAATTAAACGTGAATTGCAATACTTGCAACAGATAGG aGGGACAGATTACATTGTTGGATTGGAATTATGTTTGAGGCACCATAGTTCAGTAGTATTTGTAATGCCATATATGAGGCATGATAAGTTCTCA GAATACGTTCAAGATATGACTGTTGAGGAAACAAAGGATTATATGAGAGCTCTGTTAACAGCTTTACGAAGAGTTCACAAATTTCATATCATACACAGAGACGTAAAACCCAGTAATTTTCTCTACAATCGCACAAATAGAAG ATATTTGTTAGTGGATTTTGGCCTTGCGCAAGAATATCACGTGGAGAAATTACGAGAAAGTACAAGAGAAGTAAACGAGGAGAGCACTGAAGTACATGGTGTAAAGCGGAAAAGATCTAATGAA AATAACATGAGCCTCCAACCTGATTTTCTTgctaagaaaaatgtaaatagaaaATGTCATTGTTTTGGGAAACCTAAAATATGCACGATATGCTTAAAAGAACCATATCAAGTGGCATCTCGTGCGGGCACGCCTGGGTTTCGTGCTCCAGAGGTTTTATTGAAACATGTTTTACAAACGTCag cAATTGATATCTGGGCTTGCGGTGTAATAATGTTATGCATACTCAGTGGTTCACAACCGTTTTTTCGTTCACCTGACGACTGCACAGCTTTAGCAGAAATTACAACGATATTTGGCTCTAGAGAAGTACAAAAATGTGCACAGAAACTAg gtaaaaaagttatttttagtGAAAATTTGCCAAGCATGGACATTATATCACTGTgcttaaaattgaaacaaagaaacaaaaaaaataggaTGTACGATACAGAGAATAGTATAAATAAG gTACCGCCAGATATCGAATATCCCAAGGAAGCGTACCATCTTTTGACGAAACTTCTAGATCTAGATTACAAGACACGTATTACTGCAGAGCAAGCATTGGCTCATCCTTTTTTGAGTTTGTGA
- the LOC105198394 gene encoding choline/ethanolamine kinase isoform X1 has translation MGIENKMSEKNPEMRETAARICRDYLHGVWKHITSENIILKRISGGLSNWLYNVQLPEGTVPVRGEPRQVLLRLYGQVHGERALEGLITESVIFTLLSERKLGPKLHGVFPGGRIEEYIPARPLLTKELADSTLSLLIAEKMGQIHTMQIPISKEPTWIWDTMNNWLNTATDILESVEDIDSQQLENVSTIKCINLEHEINWLRSFVMQQKHPVTFCHNDMQEGNILLLQNSRMPKLVLIDFEYCSYNYRGFDIANHFAEWQYDYTAPEYPFFHERPAAGPTKEQKLNFIRAYLRTLGKEGSLEEERIMMEVKIFSLASHLFWGLWSVVNAKLSQIPFGYWDYAASRLKNYMYLKEKFLVPGPASDGSLKRKSMGID, from the exons ATGGGTATCGAAAACAAG ATGTCGGAGAAGAATCCCGAGATGAGGGAAACTGCCGCAAGAATCTGTCGAGATTACTTGCACGGCGTGTGGAAACATATTACATCGGAAAACATTATTCTCAAGCGCATCAG TGGTGGTCTGAGCAATTGGCTGTACAATGTGCAACTTCCCGAAGGAACAGTTCCTGTCAGGGGAGAACCTCGTCAAGTTTTGCTACGTCTTTACGGGCAGGTGCACGGAGAAAGAGCCTTAGAGGGACTTATCACAGAATCCGTAATTTTCACCTTGTTATCCGAGAGGAAACTTGGTCCTAAGCTACATGGAGTGTTTCCTGGTGGCCGTATAGAGGAATACATACCGGCCCGACCTTTGCTCACGAAAGAACTGGCGGATTCGACCTTGAGTTTACTTATCGCGGAAAAGATGGGGCAAATACATACGATGCAAATACCAATTAGCAAAGAGCCCACGTGGATATGGGACACGATGAATAACTGGCTCAACACGGCGACGGACATTCTCGAGAGCGTCGAAGACATTGACAGTCAGCAATTGGAGAATGTCAGTacgataaaatgtataaatttggAGCATGAAATCAATTGGCTCAG GTCATTTGTAATGCAGCAAAAGCATCCGGTTACATTTTGCCACAATGACATGCAAGAAGGAAATATACTCCTACTCCAGAACTCGCGAATGCCCAAGTTAGTACTAATTGACTTCGAATATTGTTCCTACAACTATCGAGGATTTGATATCGCCAATCATTTCGCCGAATGGCAATACGACTACACAGCGCCAGAATATCCTTTCTTTCACGAACGTCCGGCCGCTGGTCCCACGAAGGAGCAAAAG CTCAACTTCATAAGAGCCTACTTAAGAACATTGGGGAAAGAAGGATCTTTGGAGGAGGAACGTATCATGATGGAAGTGAAGATATTTTCGCTAGCTAGTCACTTATTCTGGGGTCTTTGGAGCGTCGTGAACGCGAAACTGTCACAGATTCCATTTGGTTATTGG GATTACGCTGCTTCTAGATTGAAGAATTACATGTAtctcaaagaaaaatttcttgttCCCGGGCCAGCCTCGGATGGCAGTCTGAAGAGAAAATCTATGGGTATAGACtga
- the LOC105198393 gene encoding 26S proteasome non-ATPase regulatory subunit 13 produces the protein MAATVAVKDVNTFLSQKQNAADKELATEWAQLEELYSKRLWHQLTLKLETFVKNPVLQQGDNLVQLYVNFLSTFENKINPLSLVEILAHVIQQFQDKQEAIKFLEKTETKVQSNNEAIALCKVLKGQILLDKLNNQEQAKKIIEEVEAMLDNADGVTTVHGRFYLLASRLYRLQGKHAEYYRTALRYLGCIELSSLSRQEQEQHAFFLGLAALLGEGVYNLGELLAHPVLESLKGTPNNWLVDLLQAFNAGDIVALERLKPQWSKVADLAAQELKLRQKISLLCLMEMTFKRQANNRQLTFAEISQETRLPLGEVELLVMKALAQGLVRGAIDQVAGTVNMTWVQPRVLDRSQIAGMVQRLDGWCKDVSSMEKLLESRASEILTL, from the exons ATGGCGGCGACCGTGGCAGTGAAGGATGTTAACACTTTTCTCAGCCAAAAGCAAAATGCTGCCGACAAGGAGCTGGCCACGGAGTGGGCACAGCTCGAGGAACTGTACAGCAAACG GCTTTGGCATCAGCTGACGTTGAAACTGGAAACTTTTGTGAAAAATCCGGTGCTCCAGCAGGGAGATAATCTCGTACAGCTCTACGTCAACTTTCTGTCAACCTTTGAGAACAA AATAAATCCATTGTCGCTTGTGGAGATATTGGCACATGTTATACAGCAGTTCCAAGATAAGCAAGAGGCAATTAAATTCTTGGAGAAAACAGAGACAAAAGTCCAAAGCAACAATGAAGCTATCGCCCTATGTAAGGTTCTCAAGGGGCAGATTTTATTGGATAAACTGAACAACCAGGAGCAAGCAAAGAAGATCATAGAGGAAGTAGAAGCTATGCTTGATAATGCTGATGGTGTTACCACTGTCCATGGACGGTTTTATCTTCTTGCCAGCCGGTTATATAGATTGCAGGGCAAACACGCAGAATATTATCGTACAGCATTAAG ATATCTAGGTTGCATCGAATTGAGCAGTTTGAGCAGACAAGAGCAAGAACAACATGCCTTCTTTCTTGGGCTTGCGGCGCTTTTGGGCGAAGGCGTTTATAATCTTGGAGAATTACTAGCACATCCGGTCCTGGAGTCATTAAAAGGAACACCAAACAATTGGCTCGTCGATTTGTTGCAAGCCTTCAACGCCGGTGATATCGTCGCGTTGGAAAGACTAAAGCCACAATGGAGCAAAGTGGCTGATCTAGCAGCACAGGAATTAAAATTGAGGCAGAAGATTTCATTGCTGTGTCTTATGGAAATGACCTTTAAGCGGCAAGCCAACAATCG ACAACTAACGTTTGCTGAGATCTCTCAGGAGACGCGTCTACCTCTTGGCGAAGTGGAATTGCTAGTGATGAAAGCTCTTGCTCAGGGTCTCGTGCGAGGTGCTATAGATCAAGTGGCCGGTACCGTCAATATGACGTGGGTACAACCGCGCGTTCTAGATCGCAGTCAAATCGCCGGAATGGTGCAACGCCTCGATGGATGGTGCAAGGACGTAAGCTCGATGGAGAAACTCTTGGAGTCAAGGGCCTCTGAAATCCTCACTCTCTGA
- the LOC105198392 gene encoding zinc finger HIT domain-containing protein 2, with the protein MTESPSTSSATNICDLCSKRTRLYTCPRCGIGYCGTECYKSDAHTDCSESFYRQCIEDELKSQENDPVARQKMIEILKRVHEADMENDILEDNLDEKSTSDENCSLDSDDDQELLDLETRLQNVNFEDPNELWSALSEAEKQEFEALVKNGEAENLLPKWVPWWTYRVEKKLIQPIEENVKDAYSDLKYPALIDVPLFNELQKASPCVHFNVINVIYSYAYVALYYIGDYLNCAEEAANVFLIICGNMKNNEVFKDTDSAIESVVENVKSVDWLPQDEQIIIALREAGASILQGPGAEMKTVYTSAALSELHRLLMAVKKENSTCKSGNQEFTKRFSQNRGNDASLSKKSIIPCLKKLEYYLSWVKSIGMEIL; encoded by the exons ATGACGGAATCTCCGAGCACAAGTTCGGCCACCAATATCTGTGATTT atgCAGCAAGCGCACTCGCTTATATACCTGTCCTCGATGTGGCATAGGCTACTGTGGGACCGAATGTTACAAATCAGACGCGCACACGGACTGCTCCGAGAGTTTTTACAGGCAGTGCATCGAGGATGAGTTGAAGTCCCAGGAGAACGATCCAGTTGCCAGGCAGAAAATGATAGAGATTCTTAAAAGAGTGCATGAGGCAGACATGGAAAATGATATCTTGGAGGATAATTTAGATGAGAAGAGCACCAGCGATGAGAACTGTTCATTGGATTCGGATGACGATCAAGAG CTTCTCGATTTAGAAACCAGATTGCAGAATGTCAATTTTGAGGATCCTAACGAGCTTTGGTCAGCCTTGTCCGAAGCAGAGAAGCAAGAATTTGAAGCATTGGTAAAAAATGGTGAAGCAGAAAATCTGCTGCCCAAATGGGTACCATGGTGGACCTACCgggtggaaaaaaaattaattcagccCATTGAAGAGAATGTCAAGGATGCCTATAGTGATTTAAAATATCCTGCATTGATAGACGTACCATTATTTAACGAATTGCAG AAAGCATCCCCTTGTGTACATTTCAATGTGATAAATGTGATATACTCTTATGCATATGTCGCTCTTTACTACATTggagattatttaaattgtgcTGAGGAAGCTGCTAATGTATTCCTGATTATCTGTGGAAATATGAAAAACAACGAGGTTTTCAAAGATACGGATTCGGCAATTGAGTCCGTTGTAGAAAATGTAAAGAGT GTTGATTGGTTGCCGCAAGATgaacaaattataattgcaCTAAGAGAAGCTGGCGCTTCCATTCTACAAGGACCAGGTGCAGAAATGAAGACCGTTTATACATCCGCGGCGCTCTCCGAACTTCACAGATTGCTGATGGcagtaaagaaagaaaattcaacCTGCAAGAGCGGCAACCAAGAATTCACGAAAAGATTTTCGCAGAACCGTGGCAACGATGCGAGTCTTTCGAAAAAGAGTATAATTCCATGTCTAAAGAAGCTAGAGTATTATTTATCATGGGTAAAAAGCATTGGAATGGAAATCTTGTAA
- the LOC105198396 gene encoding cell division cycle 7-related protein kinase isoform X2 yields MESTDMYQDESDNDAKDSANLMMSIPIVNELFDVHCKVGKGAFSTVYMATLKSSDKRKKFALKQLIPTCHPDRIKRELQYLQQIGGTDYIVGLELCLRHHSSVVFVMPYMRHDKFSEYVQDMTVEETKDYMRALLTALRRVHKFHIIHRDVKPSNFLYNRTNRRYLLVDFGLAQEYHVEKLRESTREVNEESTEVHGVKRKRSNENNMSLQPDFLAKKNVNRKCHCFGKPKICTICLKEPYQVASRAGTPGFRAPEVLLKHVLQTSAIDIWACGVIMLCILSGSQPFFRSPDDCTALAEITTIFGSREVQKCAQKLGTARYRISQGSVPSFDETSRSRLQDTYYCRASIGSSFFEFVILVHIC; encoded by the exons ATGGAGTCTACCGACATGTATCAAGATGAGAGCGATAACGATG CAAAAGACTCTGCAAATCTCATGATGTCGATCCCAATAGTGAACGAACTATTTGATGTGCATTGCAAAGTTGGAAAAGGTGCATTTAGCACTGTCTATATGGCTACTTTAAAGTCTTCCGACAAACGCAAGAAATTTGCATTGAAACAATTGATTCCCACCTGCCATCCCGACAGAATTAAACGTGAATTGCAATACTTGCAACAGATAGG aGGGACAGATTACATTGTTGGATTGGAATTATGTTTGAGGCACCATAGTTCAGTAGTATTTGTAATGCCATATATGAGGCATGATAAGTTCTCA GAATACGTTCAAGATATGACTGTTGAGGAAACAAAGGATTATATGAGAGCTCTGTTAACAGCTTTACGAAGAGTTCACAAATTTCATATCATACACAGAGACGTAAAACCCAGTAATTTTCTCTACAATCGCACAAATAGAAG ATATTTGTTAGTGGATTTTGGCCTTGCGCAAGAATATCACGTGGAGAAATTACGAGAAAGTACAAGAGAAGTAAACGAGGAGAGCACTGAAGTACATGGTGTAAAGCGGAAAAGATCTAATGAA AATAACATGAGCCTCCAACCTGATTTTCTTgctaagaaaaatgtaaatagaaaATGTCATTGTTTTGGGAAACCTAAAATATGCACGATATGCTTAAAAGAACCATATCAAGTGGCATCTCGTGCGGGCACGCCTGGGTTTCGTGCTCCAGAGGTTTTATTGAAACATGTTTTACAAACGTCag cAATTGATATCTGGGCTTGCGGTGTAATAATGTTATGCATACTCAGTGGTTCACAACCGTTTTTTCGTTCACCTGACGACTGCACAGCTTTAGCAGAAATTACAACGATATTTGGCTCTAGAGAAGTACAAAAATGTGCACAGAAACTAg gTACCGCCAGATATCGAATATCCCAAGGAAGCGTACCATCTTTTGACGAAACTTCTAGATCTAGATTACAAGACACGTATTACTGCAGAGCAAGCATTGGCTCATCCTTTTTTGAGTTTGTGATATTGGTGcatatatgttaa